One Neoarius graeffei isolate fNeoGra1 chromosome 16, fNeoGra1.pri, whole genome shotgun sequence DNA segment encodes these proteins:
- the LOC132899874 gene encoding olfactory receptor 52D1-like: MDYSTNFTYLSLEGHVELKKYKYIYFILTLTVYIMIICFNIIIIFVIFKKKRFHEPMYIFIAALLCNSLFGSTALYPKLLIDLLSEKQTISYKECLFQVFCMYEYVASEFMLLSTMAYDRYVSICNPLQYVNAVKMSTVRKLLFLSFFVPCCEIGGGVILTSQLPLCKFKLNRIYCDNFSVVKLSCKETSLNNIYGLFIFIIALFPPVIFVLYSYVRILIVCLKNSKDFRRKALQTCLPHLLIFIIFSVNISFEIINNRLESKQIPHIMTMILSLEYVLIPPLFNPVIYGLKLQEIYNNVKKIFQCQKTVQVPF; encoded by the coding sequence ATGGATTATTCAACCAATTTTACATATTTATCACTGGAGGGACatgttgaattaaagaagtacaaatatatttattttatactgACACTCACTGTCTATATAATGATTATCTGTTTtaacatcatcatcatttttgtcattttcaaAAAGAAACGTTTTCATGAGCCCATGTACATTTTCATCGCTGCTTTGCTTTGTAATTCTCTCTTTGGATCGACAGCTCTTTATCCTAAACTGCTCATTGATTTACTGTCTGAAAAACAAACTATATCTTATAAAGAGTGTTTATTTCAGGTATTCTGCATGTATGAATATGTTGCATCAGAGTTCATGCTGTTATCAACTATGGCCTATGACAGATATGTGTCCATCTGTAATCCATTACAATATGTAAATGCTGTAAAAATGTCCACTGTCAGAAAGctcttatttttatctttttttgtgCCTTGTTGTGAAATTGGTGGTGGTGTTATTCTGACATCCCAACTTCCACTGTGTAAATTTAAATTGAACAGAATATACTGTGATAATTTTTCAGTTGTGAAATTAAGCTGTAAAGAAACATCTCTTAATAACATatatggactttttatttttatcattGCTCTGTTTCCTCCAGTGATCTTTGTACTTTACTCTTATGTCAGGATACTCATTGTGTGTTTAAAGAATTCGAAAGATTTCAGAAGAAAAGCTTTACAGACATGTTTACCACATCTtctcatttttattattttttctgtCAACATAAGTTTTGAAATTATAAATAACAGACTAGAATCAAAACAAATTCCCCACATTATGACCATGATCCTGTCACTTGAATATGTACTTATTCCTCCTCTGTTTAATCCTGTAATATATGGATTAAAACTGCAGGAGATTTATAACAATGTGAAGAAAATATTTCAATGTCAAAAAACAGTACAAGTTCCTTTTTAG